In Candidatus Hadarchaeales archaeon, one DNA window encodes the following:
- the rrp41 gene encoding exosome complex exonuclease Rrp41, with the protein MTGKPERLIVDGRRLDGRLPDELRPLRIKAGILKRADGSAYIELGKNKILAAVYGPKEMHPRHLQQADVAVLRCRYNMAPFSVEERKRPGPDRRSMEISKVIREALEPVLFLHLYPRAVIDVFIEILQADAGTRTAGITAASVALADAGIPMRDLVAGISAGKVDGVVVLDLMKEEDQWGEADMPIAVMPRRKQITLLQMDGNLTPEEFRQALDLAFKGIEKIYEVQKEALKEKYLPMEEER; encoded by the coding sequence ATGACGGGAAAACCCGAAAGGCTAATAGTGGATGGAAGGAGGCTAGACGGGAGGTTACCCGACGAGCTTAGACCACTACGCATTAAAGCAGGGATTTTGAAGCGTGCCGATGGCTCAGCGTACATAGAACTGGGAAAAAACAAGATCTTAGCCGCCGTTTATGGTCCCAAAGAAATGCATCCAAGACACCTTCAACAGGCTGACGTGGCCGTACTCCGTTGCAGGTATAACATGGCACCTTTCTCCGTAGAGGAGAGGAAAAGGCCAGGACCTGATAGGAGGTCCATGGAAATCTCCAAAGTGATAAGGGAGGCCCTAGAGCCAGTACTCTTCCTTCACCTCTATCCCAGGGCGGTGATAGACGTCTTTATCGAAATCCTCCAGGCAGATGCTGGAACCAGAACGGCAGGGATCACTGCTGCCTCGGTTGCCCTTGCCGATGCGGGTATTCCCATGAGGGATTTAGTAGCGGGGATTTCAGCCGGAAAGGTGGATGGCGTGGTGGTTTTGGATTTGATGAAAGAGGAGGACCAATGGGGAGAGGCCGATATGCCTATAGCGGTAATGCCCAGGAGAAAGCAGATCACTCTCCTTCAAATGGATGGAAACTTGACCCCAGAAGAATTCAGGCAGGCACTGGATCTTGCCTTCAAAGGAATAGAAAAGATTTACGAGGTGCAAAAGGAGGCCTTGAAGGAAAAATACCTGCCCATGGAGGAAGAAAGATGA
- a CDS encoding ribosome assembly factor SBDS translates to MVKLEEAVVARLSIQGMNFEILVDPRLVEVFKEGKPVEMSELLAVEKVFKDASKGETASREALLKAFGTDDVRKITEQILQKGKIQLTTEQRKKMREEKLKQIASIIAKRAINPQTGLPHPPTRVEEAIRQAKVGIDEFKKAEDQLPAVLKAIQSILPLKFETRRIAIKIPPAYAGKSLHAIRNMAEVKKEEWLSDGSLVLLVEIPAGFQPEFFDRLNDLTRGEAQTKVL, encoded by the coding sequence ATGGTAAAGCTGGAAGAAGCCGTCGTGGCCAGACTTTCCATTCAAGGGATGAATTTTGAGATACTAGTGGATCCAAGGTTGGTGGAGGTCTTCAAGGAGGGTAAACCCGTGGAAATGAGTGAGCTTTTGGCCGTGGAAAAGGTCTTTAAAGATGCCAGTAAAGGGGAAACGGCTTCGAGAGAGGCTCTGCTGAAGGCTTTCGGAACCGACGATGTGAGAAAAATAACTGAACAAATCCTCCAGAAGGGAAAGATCCAGCTCACCACCGAACAAAGGAAGAAAATGAGGGAGGAAAAATTGAAGCAAATAGCTTCCATCATCGCCAAGAGGGCCATCAATCCACAAACGGGTCTCCCCCATCCACCTACAAGGGTAGAAGAGGCCATAAGGCAAGCTAAGGTGGGGATAGACGAGTTCAAAAAAGCTGAGGATCAACTTCCCGCCGTGTTGAAAGCCATTCAATCCATTCTTCCCCTTAAGTTCGAGACGAGAAGAATAGCTATCAAAATCCCACCAGCCTATGCGGGTAAGTCTTTACATGCCATCAGAAACATGGCTGAGGTGAAGAAGGAGGAATGGCTCTCCGATGGTTCTTTGGTACTACTGGTGGAAATTCCAGCAGGTTTCCAACCAGAGTTTTTCGACAGACTGAACGATCTCACCAGGGGAGAAGCCCAGACTAAGGTGTTGTGA
- the rpl37A gene encoding 50S ribosomal protein L37Ae — translation MGRTKKVGAAGKYGPRYGLKDRRLVAKIEAEKAGRKVCPSCGAKKLKRTSTGIWECFKCGSKFAGQAYRPPSTGGTGG, via the coding sequence ATGGGAAGGACGAAAAAGGTGGGAGCGGCCGGGAAATACGGTCCCAGGTATGGGTTGAAGGACAGAAGGCTTGTGGCGAAGATAGAGGCTGAAAAAGCTGGAAGGAAGGTCTGTCCCTCATGTGGAGCCAAAAAGCTTAAGAGAACCAGTACTGGTATTTGGGAATGTTTTAAATGCGGGAGTAAATTTGCCGGTCAAGCCTATCGCCCACCCTCAACGGGGGGCACCGGAGGATGA
- the rrp4 gene encoding exosome complex RNA-binding protein Rrp4 — protein MLFVSNRELVVPGKLLADEEYQAGEGTFIENGKIFSAVVGLAEVRDKSVGVISLQGRYIPRQGDKVIGIVIDTHPFGWIVDLNSPYTGNLMVSDLVGRKVDVFKEDLGKFLKIGDAVIAEVRKVDERWRVQLIASERGLGKIRGGRLVEISPAKVPRVIGRRGSMLKVLEETTGCKLEVGLNGRILVRGKDPKKINSVVEAILLIEREAHLSGLTDRIKAKLEKER, from the coding sequence ATGCTCTTTGTAAGTAACCGTGAATTGGTAGTTCCAGGCAAGCTACTGGCCGACGAGGAATACCAAGCTGGGGAAGGTACCTTCATAGAAAATGGGAAGATTTTCTCTGCCGTGGTGGGGTTAGCAGAAGTGAGGGATAAAAGCGTTGGTGTGATCTCCCTCCAAGGTAGGTACATACCCAGACAGGGTGATAAGGTGATTGGTATTGTCATAGACACCCATCCCTTTGGGTGGATTGTGGACCTGAACTCCCCTTATACGGGCAACCTCATGGTATCCGACTTGGTGGGAAGGAAAGTGGATGTCTTCAAAGAAGACCTGGGGAAGTTCTTGAAGATTGGTGATGCCGTAATAGCTGAGGTGAGAAAAGTGGACGAAAGATGGAGGGTACAGCTAATTGCCTCAGAAAGAGGACTGGGAAAAATAAGGGGGGGAAGACTGGTAGAAATAAGCCCTGCTAAGGTCCCAAGGGTAATAGGAAGGAGAGGTTCTATGCTCAAGGTATTGGAAGAAACCACGGGTTGCAAGTTGGAGGTGGGGCTCAACGGGAGGATATTGGTTAGGGGAAAGGATCCCAAAAAAATCAACTCGGTGGTGGAAGCTATATTGTTAATAGAAAGAGAAGCACATTTATCTGGACTTACGGATAGAATAAAAGCCAAACTGGAGAAGGAAAGATGA
- a CDS encoding hydroxyacid dehydrogenase has protein sequence MTDHVSEEFLKEIEKLGEIVVKPGLSEEELCREIEDYEVLIVRSATKVTRKVIEAGKKLKIVARAGVGIDNIDVKAAEEKGVRVIYAPEASKTAVAELVIGLMLCWARKIPQAYKEMKEGKWDREKFIGTELKGKTLGVIGVGRIGGEVALKALAFGMRVLGYDLVRREEMERAGVRYVDLPTLLKEADFVSIHVPLNSQTERMIGEKELSLMKPTAVLINTSRGKIVDERALVKALKERKIAGACLDVFEEEPTKNLELLSLEQVIPTPHLGASTVESQRNIALILSQKLKELMGVERG, from the coding sequence ATCACCGATCACGTTTCTGAGGAATTTTTGAAAGAAATAGAAAAATTGGGAGAGATAGTAGTCAAGCCAGGACTCTCTGAAGAAGAGCTCTGCAGGGAGATTGAAGACTATGAAGTTTTGATAGTGAGGAGTGCTACCAAGGTAACAAGGAAAGTGATCGAAGCGGGAAAGAAACTCAAAATCGTGGCGAGGGCAGGAGTAGGAATAGACAACATCGACGTGAAAGCTGCAGAGGAAAAAGGTGTCAGGGTGATTTACGCCCCAGAAGCCTCCAAAACTGCCGTGGCCGAACTGGTGATAGGCCTCATGCTCTGCTGGGCTAGGAAGATTCCTCAAGCCTACAAGGAAATGAAGGAAGGAAAATGGGATAGAGAGAAATTCATAGGCACTGAGCTGAAGGGAAAAACCCTTGGAGTGATAGGGGTGGGAAGGATAGGGGGGGAAGTGGCCTTGAAGGCTTTAGCTTTTGGCATGAGGGTCTTGGGATACGACTTGGTGAGAAGAGAAGAAATGGAAAGAGCTGGGGTAAGATATGTGGATCTTCCCACCCTCCTCAAAGAAGCAGACTTTGTGAGCATTCACGTACCCCTGAATTCACAAACGGAAAGGATGATAGGAGAAAAAGAGCTTTCCCTCATGAAACCCACTGCTGTTCTGATAAATACCTCGAGAGGGAAAATCGTGGATGAAAGGGCCTTGGTCAAAGCCCTCAAGGAAAGAAAGATTGCAGGAGCTTGCTTGGACGTTTTCGAAGAAGAACCCACCAAAAACCTCGAGCTCCTTTCCCTTGAGCAGGTAATCCCCACCCCCCATTTGGGAGCCTCTACGGTTGAATCCCAAAGGAATATAGCTCTTATCCTCTCTCAGAAACTAAAGGAGTTGATGGGGGTAGAAAGGGGATGA
- the argH gene encoding argininosuccinate lyase, with the protein MDEKGIYRARVSRGLPEEVWRFVSSLKEDERIVEEDIDGTEAHEIMLYEKGILSAEELGKILSSLEKIRKEYREGKLRIEGKFEDIHEFLESRVIAEVGMEIGGKLHTGRSRNDQVALDLRLRLRKELNFLSSHLLDLMEVLLKRAEENLETPIIFLTHTQHAQVGTFGHYLLAQLDALLRDFDRIEECYHRVNLSPLGGGAVGGSTFPLDRKRTASLLGFEGLVENSLDAVSSRDVVIEAVACMSLLMVHLSRMAEDLILWSTKEFGYVELSDEYSSTSSAMPQKKNPCTLELIRGKVGEVHGALLSLLTLLKGIPSGYNRDLQQVKPPLWRSLDETRECLRIMKGVIGTMKVKEEMVSSTSSSWALAWDLAEGLVREARLSFRQAHAVVGEAVREALSSGLTVRELSKDLLEKAAERVLGKKIEIDPQLLRYLDPLFSLKMRRTLGSPSPRETARMLRNRKREVRKRRALLKRREKKVEEAHRKLVELVKAYISKVEKG; encoded by the coding sequence ATGGATGAAAAGGGGATTTACAGGGCCAGGGTATCCAGAGGACTTCCCGAAGAAGTATGGAGGTTCGTCTCTTCATTGAAAGAGGATGAAAGAATAGTGGAAGAGGATATTGATGGAACGGAAGCCCACGAAATCATGCTCTACGAGAAGGGAATTCTCTCCGCAGAAGAGCTGGGGAAGATCCTTTCTTCCTTGGAGAAGATAAGGAAGGAATACAGGGAAGGAAAGTTGAGGATAGAGGGCAAGTTCGAAGACATCCACGAGTTCTTGGAAAGCAGGGTAATAGCAGAGGTTGGGATGGAAATAGGGGGAAAACTCCATACGGGAAGGTCTAGAAACGATCAGGTGGCCTTAGATTTACGGCTAAGGCTAAGAAAGGAACTGAACTTCCTTTCCTCCCATCTTCTGGACCTTATGGAAGTCCTTTTGAAAAGGGCTGAAGAAAACTTGGAGACCCCCATCATCTTCCTCACGCATACTCAACATGCCCAGGTAGGAACCTTCGGGCATTACCTCTTAGCCCAACTTGATGCCCTCCTGAGAGATTTCGATAGAATAGAGGAGTGTTATCATCGGGTGAACCTTTCCCCGCTGGGAGGAGGAGCGGTAGGTGGTTCCACCTTTCCCCTCGATAGGAAGAGGACCGCTTCCCTGTTGGGCTTTGAAGGGCTCGTAGAGAATTCTCTGGATGCTGTGAGCTCCAGGGATGTGGTGATAGAAGCTGTCGCCTGCATGAGCCTCCTGATGGTCCATCTGAGCAGGATGGCGGAAGATCTCATCCTTTGGTCCACGAAAGAGTTTGGGTATGTGGAACTTTCCGATGAATACTCTTCCACCTCCAGCGCCATGCCCCAGAAAAAGAATCCATGTACCCTAGAACTCATAAGGGGAAAGGTCGGAGAAGTCCATGGAGCCCTTCTTTCCCTCCTGACCCTCTTAAAGGGTATACCCAGTGGGTACAACAGGGATTTGCAGCAGGTAAAACCTCCTCTGTGGAGAAGCCTGGACGAAACAAGGGAGTGTCTGAGGATCATGAAGGGTGTAATAGGGACGATGAAGGTAAAGGAGGAAATGGTTTCCTCAACTTCCTCCAGCTGGGCCTTGGCTTGGGATCTGGCCGAAGGTCTGGTAAGGGAAGCCAGGCTCTCCTTCAGGCAGGCCCATGCGGTGGTGGGAGAGGCGGTAAGGGAAGCCCTCTCCTCCGGACTCACCGTAAGGGAACTCTCCAAGGATTTGTTGGAAAAAGCTGCCGAAAGGGTGCTGGGCAAAAAGATAGAAATCGACCCCCAGCTCCTCAGATATCTGGATCCTCTCTTTTCCCTGAAGATGAGGAGGACCCTGGGAAGTCCCTCCCCCAGAGAGACCGCTAGGATGTTGAGGAATAGGAAGCGAGAAGTGAGAAAAAGGAGGGCCCTGCTGAAAAGAAGGGAGAAAAAGGTGGAGGAAGCCCACAGAAAGTTGGTCGAGCTGGTAAAGGCTTATATATCGAAAGTGGAAAAAGGGTAA
- a CDS encoding 3-isopropylmalate dehydrogenase, translating to MGYKIAVIPGDGIGPEVIREGIKVLQAVSELKGIELSFEEFPYGGEYYLKTGKLLEEEDLKELSKFDAIYLGAVGDPRIPPGVLEKGLLLTLRFYFDQYINLRPVKLYPGVPCPLRDKKPEDIDFYVVRENTEDFYVGLGGRGRGKWREEHLMVRELYQLKLGIDLESDEEEIAYQLGVMSRRGAERVIRYAFELARKEKRKRVTAVDKANVLTHLYGLWREVFQKVAEDYKEIETEMAFVDAMTMWMVKNPEWYEVIVTPNMFGDIITDLGAMLQGGMGLAPGGNLNPEGISMFEPIHGSAPKYAGKGVANPLATILAGKMMLEELGEEEASRAVEEAVKEVLREGKCLTYDLGGSSKTHEVGDAVVRKLRELHG from the coding sequence ATGGGATACAAGATTGCCGTTATACCGGGCGATGGCATAGGGCCAGAGGTAATAAGAGAGGGGATAAAGGTCCTCCAAGCCGTTTCGGAACTGAAGGGGATAGAACTTTCCTTCGAAGAGTTTCCCTATGGTGGAGAATACTATCTCAAGACGGGGAAGTTATTGGAGGAAGAGGATCTGAAGGAACTTTCCAAGTTCGATGCCATCTATTTGGGAGCGGTAGGAGATCCCAGAATCCCCCCGGGAGTGTTGGAAAAGGGTCTCCTCCTCACTCTGAGGTTTTATTTTGATCAATATATCAATCTCAGACCCGTCAAGCTTTATCCGGGTGTTCCTTGTCCCCTCAGGGACAAAAAACCGGAGGATATAGACTTCTATGTAGTAAGGGAGAACACCGAAGATTTCTACGTGGGACTGGGGGGGAGGGGAAGGGGAAAATGGAGAGAAGAACATCTGATGGTGAGGGAACTCTACCAACTCAAGCTTGGAATAGACTTAGAAAGTGACGAAGAGGAAATAGCCTATCAACTTGGAGTGATGAGCCGGAGAGGGGCGGAAAGGGTCATAAGGTATGCCTTCGAGCTGGCCAGGAAGGAAAAGAGAAAAAGGGTAACGGCGGTGGATAAAGCCAACGTCCTCACCCATCTGTATGGTCTCTGGAGGGAGGTCTTTCAGAAGGTGGCTGAAGATTATAAGGAAATAGAAACGGAAATGGCTTTCGTAGATGCCATGACCATGTGGATGGTGAAGAATCCCGAGTGGTACGAAGTGATAGTGACACCCAACATGTTCGGTGATATCATAACTGATTTGGGTGCCATGCTGCAGGGAGGAATGGGCTTGGCACCGGGAGGGAACCTGAATCCAGAGGGAATAAGCATGTTCGAACCCATCCACGGATCCGCCCCCAAGTATGCTGGAAAGGGAGTTGCCAATCCCCTGGCCACCATCTTGGCCGGAAAAATGATGTTGGAAGAACTGGGAGAGGAAGAGGCTTCTCGTGCCGTGGAAGAGGCGGTGAAGGAAGTGCTTAGGGAAGGAAAATGTTTGACCTACGATCTGGGTGGTAGCTCCAAAACCCATGAGGTAGGGGATGCGGTGGTAAGAAAGTTGAGGGAACTACATGGATGA
- a CDS encoding 50S ribosomal protein L15e, with protein sequence MKEKEPSVVRLRKPTKIKRARALGYKAKQGVIVVRVRVRKGGRRKPRPSRGRKPSKMGVLKFTPRKSLQWIAEERAARKYPNLEVLNSYWVDSDGKNEYFEVILIDPHHPAIKSDPQLSQIKARGRVFRGLTAAGRKARGLL encoded by the coding sequence ATGAAAGAAAAAGAGCCTTCAGTGGTAAGACTTCGCAAGCCTACCAAGATAAAAAGGGCTAGGGCCTTGGGCTATAAGGCCAAACAGGGTGTGATAGTAGTCAGGGTAAGGGTAAGAAAGGGAGGAAGGAGGAAACCCCGACCCTCCAGGGGTAGGAAGCCCAGTAAGATGGGAGTTCTAAAATTCACTCCACGCAAAAGCCTTCAATGGATAGCCGAGGAAAGAGCAGCCAGAAAATACCCCAACTTGGAGGTCCTCAACTCCTATTGGGTGGATTCCGATGGAAAGAACGAGTATTTCGAGGTGATATTGATCGATCCCCACCATCCTGCAATTAAAAGCGATCCACAACTCTCACAGATAAAAGCTAGGGGAAGAGTCTTCAGAGGACTTACCGCGGCAGGGAGGAAGGCTAGGGGACTCCTTTGA
- a CDS encoding KEOPS complex subunit Pcc1: protein MTVYSKAEVEMLFSSPSLAEKAYVALKPEEALPGKERSIVKFLRRGRILKLEIRARDTPSLRAALNSLLRLVAVVRDMIELKEEERWRNSPRN from the coding sequence ATGACGGTTTATTCCAAAGCAGAGGTGGAAATGTTGTTTTCCTCCCCAAGCTTAGCAGAGAAGGCTTATGTAGCCCTGAAACCTGAAGAAGCTTTACCTGGAAAGGAAAGGAGCATAGTCAAGTTCCTGAGGAGGGGGAGGATTCTAAAACTGGAAATTAGGGCAAGGGATACACCCTCCTTGCGTGCAGCCCTGAACTCCCTCCTCAGATTGGTGGCGGTAGTGCGTGATATGATAGAACTAAAGGAGGAAGAAAGATGGAGGAACTCCCCCCGCAATTGA
- a CDS encoding 3-isopropylmalate dehydratase small subunit encodes MMARAWVLGDNISTDDIIPGRYLVKRDPHELGKHVFENLIPGFSSKVRKGDVIIAGKNFGCGSSREQAPLALKGAGIGAVIAESFARIFFRNAVNQGLPVMVCKGVRTSFSTGEEVEYDLAKGVVRNLTRNLEMKAEPLPDFILSILQAGGLLSYLKSKGK; translated from the coding sequence ATGATGGCTAGGGCCTGGGTATTGGGAGATAACATATCCACAGATGATATCATTCCTGGCAGATATCTGGTCAAAAGGGATCCGCATGAGCTTGGAAAGCACGTTTTCGAGAACCTCATACCTGGATTTTCCTCTAAGGTCAGAAAGGGAGATGTCATCATAGCGGGTAAGAACTTCGGTTGCGGTTCTAGCAGGGAACAAGCCCCCTTGGCCTTAAAAGGAGCAGGAATAGGAGCGGTAATAGCCGAATCCTTCGCCCGAATCTTCTTCAGGAATGCCGTGAACCAAGGCCTTCCCGTGATGGTTTGCAAGGGTGTGAGGACTTCCTTTTCCACCGGAGAAGAAGTGGAATACGATTTGGCCAAGGGAGTGGTAAGGAACCTTACCAGGAACCTGGAAATGAAGGCCGAACCCCTCCCAGACTTCATTCTTTCCATCCTTCAAGCTGGTGGTCTCCTATCCTACCTCAAATCCAAGGGGAAATAA
- the rrp42 gene encoding exosome complex protein Rrp42 has product MKELIASVKREYLAELASQGKRIDGRALDQYREIKIERGVIGTAQGSALVKLGNTQVMVGVKLEKGEPFPDTPNAGILVVNAELLPLASPTFEPGPPNENAIELARVVDRTIRESQMIDLEKLCIKEGEEVWAVFVDIYVLDHDGNLIDASVLASVAALYDVKPPTSEEWTLPAFPVRGKPVAVTVVKLNGVMMVDAGLEEENTADARLTISTLENGNICAMQKGGSGFFSREEVERAYELARKCGEELRRKL; this is encoded by the coding sequence ATGAAGGAACTTATAGCGAGTGTGAAGAGGGAATATCTGGCGGAGCTCGCCAGTCAAGGGAAGAGAATAGATGGAAGGGCCCTAGACCAATACAGGGAAATCAAGATAGAGAGGGGAGTGATAGGAACCGCACAAGGTTCAGCACTGGTCAAGCTGGGTAATACCCAAGTGATGGTGGGAGTAAAATTGGAAAAGGGGGAACCCTTCCCGGACACTCCCAATGCCGGCATTCTGGTAGTAAATGCTGAACTACTCCCGTTGGCCTCGCCTACCTTTGAACCCGGTCCACCCAACGAGAATGCCATAGAACTAGCCAGGGTAGTGGATAGAACGATAAGGGAATCCCAGATGATAGACCTGGAAAAGCTCTGTATCAAGGAGGGTGAGGAAGTCTGGGCGGTCTTCGTGGATATCTACGTTCTCGATCATGATGGAAATCTCATAGATGCCTCCGTGCTTGCGAGTGTGGCGGCCCTTTACGACGTTAAACCTCCAACCTCAGAAGAATGGACCCTCCCCGCCTTCCCCGTAAGGGGCAAACCCGTTGCGGTAACTGTGGTAAAACTCAATGGAGTAATGATGGTAGATGCCGGACTTGAGGAAGAAAACACGGCAGATGCCCGTCTGACCATTTCAACCCTAGAGAACGGAAACATTTGTGCCATGCAAAAGGGGGGGAGTGGATTCTTCAGCAGGGAAGAGGTAGAAAGGGCCTATGAGCTTGCAAGAAAATGTGGAGAAGAACTGAGGAGGAAGCTGTGA
- the argG gene encoding argininosuccinate synthase: MSAKKVALAYSGGLDSTLLIPLLRERYGYDEVIPVLVDVGQGEEEIKLGFERAEKLGAKVRFIDAKREFVTEYIHRCIKANGSYEGYPIGTSMSRVLIATKVAEVAKKEGAEAVAHGCTGKGNDQFRVESVFRYYLPNTRVIAPVRELNLSRAEEEEMLRKYGVEPKRPKGKLGGDINMWSHSIGSGQVEDLVSQFPEDYLWVVPPEKAPDKPTLVTITYERGVPVEVDGIKDPVEMIFYLNEVGGKNGIGIIDILEDGMLGLKSRELYEAPAATILLYTHADLEHLTLTKEQLRVKREIDKLWADLVYHASWLHPLKKDLDAFIDSTQRNVNGTIQVELYKGGMRIVKRESPSSLFLPQLRSVKQKGLDQREAEGMVRLFTLQYQIFGERGL; the protein is encoded by the coding sequence ATGTCCGCCAAAAAAGTAGCCTTGGCCTATTCCGGTGGCTTGGATTCCACCCTTCTCATTCCCCTCCTGAGGGAAAGGTATGGGTACGATGAAGTTATCCCCGTGCTAGTTGATGTGGGGCAGGGAGAAGAGGAAATAAAGCTGGGCTTTGAAAGGGCGGAAAAACTTGGGGCCAAGGTAAGGTTTATCGACGCCAAAAGGGAATTCGTTACCGAGTACATCCATAGGTGTATCAAGGCCAATGGAAGTTATGAGGGATACCCCATAGGCACTTCGATGAGCAGGGTATTGATAGCCACCAAGGTAGCCGAAGTGGCGAAAAAGGAAGGTGCAGAGGCGGTGGCTCATGGGTGTACGGGGAAGGGCAACGACCAGTTTAGGGTGGAATCCGTTTTCAGATATTATCTCCCTAACACCAGGGTCATCGCTCCTGTGAGGGAACTCAATCTTTCAAGGGCTGAGGAGGAAGAAATGTTAAGGAAATATGGGGTGGAGCCCAAAAGACCCAAAGGAAAGCTGGGTGGGGACATCAACATGTGGTCCCATTCCATAGGGAGCGGACAGGTTGAGGATCTGGTTTCACAATTCCCGGAGGACTATCTTTGGGTGGTACCACCAGAAAAGGCCCCTGACAAGCCCACGTTGGTTACCATTACCTATGAAAGGGGAGTCCCGGTGGAAGTGGATGGAATAAAGGATCCCGTAGAAATGATTTTCTATCTCAACGAAGTGGGCGGAAAGAATGGCATAGGAATCATCGACATTCTAGAAGACGGCATGTTGGGACTAAAATCTAGAGAACTTTACGAAGCCCCCGCTGCGACCATCCTCCTCTACACTCATGCGGATTTGGAGCACCTTACCCTAACCAAAGAGCAGTTGAGGGTGAAGAGGGAAATAGACAAGCTTTGGGCCGACCTAGTTTATCATGCTTCTTGGTTGCATCCCCTGAAAAAAGATCTGGATGCCTTCATCGATTCCACTCAAAGAAATGTAAACGGTACAATCCAAGTAGAACTTTACAAGGGAGGAATGAGGATAGTGAAGAGAGAGTCCCCCTCTTCCCTCTTCTTGCCCCAGCTCAGATCGGTGAAACAGAAAGGTCTAGATCAAAGGGAAGCTGAAGGAATGGTCAGGCTCTTCACCCTCCAATATCAAATCTTTGGAGAAAGAGGTCTCTGA
- the psmA gene encoding archaeal proteasome endopeptidase complex subunit alpha, whose product MVFPPPGAGYDRAITVFSPDGKLFQVQYAQEAVKKGLTALGIKAKDGIVLAAERRLRNKLAEEYSIEKIFQIDEHVGAAASGLIADARVLIENARIEAQINRLRYDEPISVQSIAKHIGDLKQLYTQHGGVRPFGVRLLIGGIDRDGPHLFETDPSGVVAAYKAQAIGGGAPTVLEFLEKEYVEKISLEEAVLLAFRALRLVVEGELEPSKLEAAIIPLKTRKFQKLTNEEIAEYLSKLK is encoded by the coding sequence ATGGTTTTCCCACCCCCAGGAGCGGGATACGACCGGGCCATAACGGTCTTCAGCCCCGACGGAAAGCTCTTCCAAGTGCAGTATGCCCAAGAAGCCGTAAAGAAGGGATTAACCGCCCTCGGGATAAAAGCCAAGGATGGGATCGTTTTGGCGGCGGAAAGAAGGCTGAGGAACAAACTTGCCGAGGAATATTCCATCGAGAAGATCTTTCAAATAGACGAACACGTGGGGGCGGCAGCCTCCGGTCTGATAGCAGATGCCAGGGTCCTTATCGAAAATGCGAGAATAGAAGCCCAAATAAATAGACTGAGGTACGATGAACCTATCAGTGTACAGTCCATAGCCAAACATATAGGGGACTTAAAGCAGCTCTACACCCAACACGGAGGAGTAAGACCTTTCGGGGTCAGGCTTCTCATAGGTGGAATAGATAGGGATGGCCCCCACCTTTTTGAAACGGATCCAAGTGGCGTGGTGGCAGCTTACAAGGCCCAAGCCATAGGAGGGGGTGCACCAACCGTCTTGGAATTCCTGGAAAAGGAATACGTAGAAAAAATTAGTTTGGAAGAAGCGGTGCTTTTAGCCTTTAGAGCCCTTCGGCTAGTGGTGGAAGGAGAGCTTGAGCCTTCCAAGCTAGAAGCCGCCATCATCCCCCTCAAAACCAGGAAATTCCAAAAGCTCACCAATGAAGAGATTGCCGAATATCTCTCCAAGTTGAAGTAG
- a CDS encoding RNA-binding domain-containing protein gives MKPPIREVTVKVLVHATEDENKIMEALKNFLPAKIRVERVELEGHYGNPLVLLKARVKGKEMEEVLSFFLDKIENLASLFPKFDQHLDKEGNLYLRLDKQEACRGRWVLKGGDEVIHLTLKSGSLKKKELLEFLRTKGGKWKGSGEDT, from the coding sequence ATGAAGCCTCCCATTAGGGAAGTGACCGTAAAGGTACTGGTACATGCCACGGAAGACGAAAACAAAATCATGGAAGCCTTGAAGAACTTTCTTCCCGCCAAGATAAGGGTGGAGAGGGTCGAATTGGAAGGGCATTATGGTAATCCCTTGGTGCTTCTGAAGGCTAGGGTGAAGGGGAAGGAGATGGAGGAGGTATTATCCTTCTTCTTGGATAAGATCGAAAATCTAGCTTCCCTCTTTCCTAAGTTTGACCAACACTTGGATAAGGAGGGAAACCTCTACCTGAGGCTGGACAAACAGGAAGCCTGTAGGGGAAGGTGGGTACTAAAGGGGGGAGATGAGGTAATACACTTGACTTTGAAAAGCGGAAGTTTGAAGAAAAAGGAGCTTTTGGAGTTTCTCAGGACCAAGGGAGGAAAATGGAAAGGGTCAGGAGAAGATACATAG
- a CDS encoding DNA-directed RNA polymerase subunit P, which translates to MYKCYRCGEIIEIQKLERIVCPHCGFRIFYKVRQPVVRRVKAR; encoded by the coding sequence ATGTACAAGTGCTATAGGTGTGGCGAAATCATAGAAATACAAAAACTTGAAAGGATAGTTTGTCCGCACTGCGGTTTCAGGATTTTCTATAAGGTACGTCAACCCGTAGTGCGTAGGGTAAAGGCTAGGTGA